One genomic window of Syngnathus acus chromosome 11, fSynAcu1.2, whole genome shotgun sequence includes the following:
- the c11h18orf21 gene encoding UPF0711 protein C18orf21 homolog isoform X2, whose amino-acid sequence MVETHHKIFKRHNSEKYFACLDKKKPGSSAVALDKTLVCQYCFQWLRPDNQRLRLKPKRRPSARVQRLLWRRAEGKALSLLQKRRLHHFWTSSSVLMATCHACSKTTKHKGMNREFLSTFPTPGNSGKRKTTPSTNKSTPGKDKAPLRTPRSSTSSGTPGSTSSTPSATKTPFKGKNWVVRRLSKILMREEKPDNKKGSLKDFLSSL is encoded by the exons TGAGAAGTATTTTGCGTGCCTGG ATAAAAAGAAGCCAGGCTCCTCTGCGGTGGCGTTGGATAAGACATTGGTATGCCAGTACTGCTTCCAGTGGCTGCGGCCTGACAACCAGCGGCTGCGCCTGAAACCCAAACGCCGGCCCTCCGCCAGGGTGCAGAGGCTCCTGTGGCGCAGAGCCGAGGGCAAGGCCCTCAGCCTGCTACAGAAGCGCCGCCTGCATCACTTCTGGACGTCATCCTCAGTGCTG ATGGCCACCTGCCACGCGTGCAGCAAGACAACCAAACACAAAGGAATGAACCGCGAGTTTTTGTCCACCTTTCCCACTCCCGGCAACAGCGGCAAGCGCAAGACCACTCCGTCGACCAACAAATCCACTCCCGGCAAAGACAAGGCCCCCCTCCGCACCCCCAG GTCGTCTACATCCTCTGGCACCCCCGGCTCCACCTCATCCACCCCTTCAGCCACCAAGACCCCCTTCAAGGGCAAGAACTGGGTGGTCCGGCGTCTAAGCAAAATCCTGATGCGTGAGGAGAAGCCAGACAACAAGAAGGGCAGCTTGAAAGACttcctttcctctctctgA
- the rp9 gene encoding retinitis pigmentosa 9 protein — MSSRKRSREKDERREHKRHKTTSKEDDEKLKSQMKRLNQQVQNLKHIETFYEKPPPGYIKEHEEKPEDCIPAEPGNEGARTFLAKAPTKGLWMPLGKEVKVMQCWRCKHYGHRTGDRECPFFIKGNQKLEQFRVAHEDPMYDLIRENERNAKESRIQQLQQLLQDTTSSSSSSDSDGGKKKKKKEKKKKKKKKHKKKQKHQSSSESD; from the exons ATGTCGAGCAGGAAGAGGTCGAGGGAGAAAGACGAGCGACGAGAGCACAAACGACATAAGACGACGTCCAAGGAGGACGACGAGAAGCTTAAAAGTCAGATGAAGAGGCTCAACCAGCAAGTACAAAACCTCAAACACATCGAGACATT CTATGAAAAACCTCCACCTGGATATATTAAG gagCATGAGGAGAAACCCGAGGACTGCATTCCTGCCGAACCCGGGAATGAGGGTGCGCGCACTTTCCTGGCCAAGGCGCCCACCAAGGGCCTGTGGATGCCGCTGGGCAAAGAGGTCAAGGTGATGCAGT GCTGGAGGTGCAAACATTACGGCCATCGCACGGGAGATCGCGAGTGTCCGTTTTTCATCAAAGGCAACCAGAAACTGGAGCAGTTCCGCGTG GCCCACGAAGACCCCATGTACGACCTGATTCGAGAGAATGAAAGGAACGCCAAAGAAAGCAG GatccagcagctgcagcagcttcTCCAAGACACCACGtcatcctcctcgtcctccgaCTCCGACGGcggcaagaagaagaagaaaaaggaaaagaagaaaaaaaagaagaagaagcacaagaagaagcagaagcaCCAGTCGTCCTCCGAGTCCGATTGA